A region of the Mesoterricola sediminis genome:
GTGGGGGAGGCGTCGGCAGACGGATCCGTGGGTCGAAGGGGATCCCCGCTCAGTCGTGGAGGCTTGCCGTGTTCCCTAGCAAGTAGGGGGGCTGCCAGAACTCCGGTTTAAGGCGCGCCGTCGCGCGGAACGCACAAGGCCGGAGGGAAGGCATCCCTGGGCAAATTACGGAACAAGCGCTTGGCCGTCTCACGGGCCTCGCAGGGATCAGATGTCAGTCCCTTCGGTCCGGCCCTGGAAGAGGGGGCCGTCCTCGGGGTTCTCCTCGTCCGGAACATCATCCAGAAGCTTGCTGAGGGTGAGTTCCAGGTCCTGTGTCTGCCGACTTTGGTCCTGCTCCAAACGCGCCGAACGGTGCGCCAGGTTCAGGGCCCCCATCAACAGCCAGGTGGACGTGTCCAGGGCCGTGGGGGGCACCCCCCATCTTAGCTCATAGGCCCGCTCCATGTCGCGGAAGGTGTCTTCCAGGATCGACTTGGCCCGGTCCAGGTCGCCGGGGTCGGCGGTGGACTGGAGGCGGAGGGTCCGGCCCAGGACCTCCAGCTGGACCTCCTGGGGTGCCGTCATTCCAGACCCTCGACCATCTGCAGGATGGTTTCCACCTGCTTGCGGATGCCGTCCCGCTCCTTTTGCCAAGTCGCCTGTTCGGCCTGCAGGTCTTCCACGCGGCGGCGCAGGGTCCTCAGTTCCTCATCGCTCGTGCCCATGTCGGCCTTCAGGGCCGCCAGCTCGTCCCGGTACAGGTTGCGTTGCTGCACCAGGGCTTGAAGCTTGGTCTCGAGTTGTTTCAGCACATCCATGACATCCGCCTTGGGGTTCCATTCTAGATGCTGCGGGGGGGCGCGGCGCCCCTTTTCTCCGCCTCAGGCCCTCAGCTCGGCGCCGAGGCCCCGGGCCGCGGCCAGGGCCGCCTGGACCCATCCGTCCACCTCCTCGCCGGTGAGGGTCCGGTCCATGGCCTGGAAGCGGAGGCGCACCAGCCAGGCCTGCCGGCCCTGGGGCAGGCTCTTGTGGCGGAACACGTCCACGCAGCGCAGGTCCAGGAGGGGGGTGTCCGCCAGGGCGGCGGCCAGGGCCCCGTGCAGGGCCGCGTAGGCCTGGTCCAGGCCCACCAGGAGGCTGAGGTCCCGCTGGACGACAGGGAACCGGCTGAAGGGCTTGAACTTGGCGATCACGCGCTCGCCCGCGTCCGGCAGGTCGGACAGGGGGAGCTCCACGTGCCAGCCCAGGCCGACTTCGGAGCCGGCCTCCCAGCCGGTGAGCGCCCAGCGGTCGAAGCCGGCCAGGGCCGCCTCCGGCACGCCGAGGGCCTTGAGCACGCCCAGCAGGTGGCTCCGGCCCTCGGGCCCGCCCAGCTTCCGCGGGGGGGTCAGGGGATCCTCGCCGCCCATCTCCCCGCCCCACACGAGGCCCAGGGTCCAGGTCTCGGTCAGGCCGGCGGGCGTGGCCCGGAACACGGGGGCGATCTCGAAGAACCGCACCTCCCGGGCCCCCCGCTCCAGGTTCAGGCGGGCGACGCTGTCCAGGCTGCGCAGGAGGGTGCCGCGCATGAGTGAATAATCCTCGCCCAGGGGGTTGCCCAGGGTGCGCCGGGCCGGGTCGTCCCCCATGGGGTGCCCGTCCTCCGCCTCCTTGGGATCCTGGAAGCCCAGGGTCACGGTCTGCTGGAAGCCCAGGCTGGCGAGGCGCGCGGCGAGCTTCCGGCGCTTGAGGTAGCCCGGGTCCAGGGGCGCGGGGGAGCTGTCCAGGGGCGGCAGGATGGCGGGAATGCTTTCATAGCCGACCAGGCGCAGCACCTCCTCGGCCAGGTCCTCGGGAATGGCGAGGTCGTGGCGCCAGGTGGGGGGGATCACCCGCCACCCATCGGCCAGGGACTCCACCGTGCAACCCAGGGCCCGGAGGAAGCCGGCGGCCTGCTCCGGATCCACCGGATGGCCGGCGACCCGGGTCACCATGGCGGCGGGCAGGACGATGGGCGCCTTGGGGGCCGGCCCCTCGCCCACGGTCCAGGCGCCCACAAGGCGGGCGCCAGCCCAGGCAACCAGACGATGGGCGAGCAGGTCGCGGGCCACCCGCGCCATGGCGGGGTCCGCGCCGCGGCCGAAGCGGGCGCCGGCGTCGGTGTGGAGGCCGTGGCGGTGGGCCATGGCCCGCACCGTGCGCGGATCGAACCAGGCGCTTTCCAGGAGGACGCGCTTCGTCTCCGGGGTCACCTTGGTGCCGTCGCCGCCCATGACGCCGGCCAGGGCCACGGGGCCCGCCGCGTCGGCGACGAGGAGGTCCCTGGGGGTCAGCTTGCGCTCGACGCCGTCCAGGGTCACGAGGGTCTCGCCCTCCCGGGCCCAGCGCACGCAGAGGTGCCCCTGGATGCGGTCCGCGTCGAAGGCGTGGGAGGGATGCCCGTAGCGGTGCAGCAGCTCGTTGGAGGCGTCCACGGCGGGCAGGTCCTTGGCCCCGGCGCCCATGGCGGCGAGGAAGGCCTTCACGTCGGCGGGGGTGCCCTGGGGGCGGCCCAGCTCCAGCACGGCGGTGGCGTAGAGGGGACCCGCCGCGCCCGCCTCCAGGCGGATGGGCAGCAGGGGCTCGCCCTCGACGAGGGGGGCCGCGTCCACCGGCACGAGGGGCGCGCCGAGCCTGGCGGCCAGGTCCCGGGCCATGCCCCGGTGGGACTGGGCGTCGCCGCGGTTGGCGGTGATGTCCACTTCGAGGATGCAGGAGCCGTCGCGCTCTTCGACCCCGTCCACGGGGAAGCCGAGCCCCGCGAGCAGCTCGCAGACGTCCTGGACGGGCCTGCCCTCCAGCGCGGGGAGTTCCCGCTTGAGTGCGCCGAGTTCGATGAGCATCAGTCCAGCCCTCCCATGGAATTGAGGAATCTCTGGTCGTTCTCGAAGAAGAGCCGCAGGTCCGGGGTCTGGCTCACCATCATGGCGGTGCGCTCCACCCCCATGCCGAAGGCGAACCCGCTCCACACCGCGGGATCGATGCCGGCGTAGGCCAGCACGTTGGGATGGATGAGGCCCGCGCCCAGGAGCTCGACCCAGCCCGAGCCCTTGCAGACGCGGCAGCCGGAGCCGCCGCAGAGGGGGCACCGCACGTCCATCTCGGCGCCGGGCTCCACGAAGGGGAAGTAGCTGGGCCGGAAGCGCACGTCGGCGCCGGGCCCGAAGAGCGCCTTCATGGCGTAGCTCAGGGTGCCCTTCAGGTGGTGCATGCCGATGCCCTTGCCCACGAGCATCCCTTCCACCTGGTGGAACATGGGGCTGTGGGTGGGGTCGATCTCGTCCTTGCGGTAGACGCGGCCCGGGGCCAGGAACCGGATGCCCCCGGAGCGCTCGAGCTCGGAGAGGCCGTCGGGGCCCTTGGCTCCGATGCGCTTCAGCACCCGCACCTGGACGGGGCTGGTGTGGGTCCGGAGGAGGAGCCCCCCGCCCTGGCGGAAGTAGAAGGTGTCCGCGCTGCCGCGCGCGGGGTGGTCCTCGGGGATGTTGAGGCCGTCGAAGTTGTGCTCCTCGGTCTCCGCCTCGGGCCCCTCCTCCACGTGGTAGCCCAGGGGGCGGAAGACGTCCACGAGGCGGTCCATGAGGCGGTTCAGGGGGTGCAGGGCGCCCTGGGCGGGCACGGGCGGCGGCAGGGTCGGATCCCAGCCGCTGGCCAGGGCCGCGGCGCGCTTGCGGGCCTCCTCCAGCTCGGCCTGGCGGGTGCGGAGGCCCTCCTCCCACTGGGTCTTCAGGGCATTGGCCGCGGCGCCCAGTTCGCGCTTCTGCTCCTTGGGGGCGGCCTTCAGCAGTTCCATGAGCCGCGCGGCGTGGCTGCCTTCGCGGCCCACGTAGGCCCCCTTCAGGCGCAGCAGGGCGTCCAGGTCGGCGCAGGCGGCCAGGGCCTCCGGGAAGGCCTGTCGGGCTTCCTCGATCTCGGGTGGCAGGAGGGTGGTTTCCATTGGGGTTCCCCTAAACAGAGGAAGGCCGCGAATGCGGCCTTCCGGTCTGCTGCGATGTCTGTTGCTTCGCTCAGCCCTTGGCCACGGCCACGAGCTTGGTAAAGGCCTCCGGGTTGCGGACGGCGAGGTCGGCCAGGATCTTGCGGTCCAGGTCGATGCTGGACTTCTTCAGGCCGCCCATGAAGCGGGAGTAGGAGATCCCGTTCATCTGGCAGGCGGCGCCGATGCGCACGATCCAGAGCCGGCGGAAATCGCGCTTCCGCACCTTGCGGTCGCGGTAGCTGTAGAGCAGGGCCTTCTCGACGGCTTCCTTCGCGCTCCGGTAGAGGCGGGACTTGGCGCCGTAGAAGCCCTTGGCGAACTTCATCATGCGCTTGCGGCGCTGGACACGCTTGAAACCGCGTTTGACTCGGGTCATCGTTCTTCCTTTCCTCGTGGCAACCCCTTCACCTGGGGTTTTGGATGGCCACTATGGGGGCGGCAACGGCCGCCGGGGTCCTTGGCTTTCCTGACGGCCGGTTAGGCGTAGGGGAGCATGTCCTTGACGCGGCCGAGATCGGCCTTGTCAACCATGCCGCCCATGTCCAGCTGGCGCTTACGCTTGCTGGCCTTCTTGGTCAGGATGTGGCGCTGGTGGGAGCAGCCGCGCTTGAAGAGACCGCTGCCGGTCTTCTTGAAGCGCTTCTGGGCGCCCTTGTGGGTCTTGAGTTTAGGCATGACTACCTCGGGGACGTTGAGTGGATCAGATCGATCCGGCGGCCTTCGCTCCTTCGGCTTCGGCGGGGGCCTCGGCCTGGGGAGTTGGGGATTTGGCAGGGGGTTTCGGCTTCTTGACCTGCTCCACCGGCCGGGGAATGATGATCGCGTGCATGTCGCGGCCATCGATGCCGGCGGGCTTCTCGACGATGCACTTCTCGCCGATGCGGGCCAGGACGTCTTCAATGATCCGGTAGCCGATGTCCCGGTGCACGACCTCGCGGCCGCGGAACATGACCACCACCTTGACCTTGTCGCCTTCCTCCAGGAACCGGAGGATGTGCTTCACCTTGAAGTCGAAGTCGTGGTCGTCGGTGCGGGGGCGGAACTTCACCTCCTTGACCACGATGTTCTTCTGCTTGGCGCGGGCGGCGTGCTCCCGCTTGGCTTCCATGAACTTGTACTTGCCGTAGTCCATGATCCGGCAGACCGGGGGGTTGGCCGTGGGCGAGACCTCGACCACGTCGAGACCCTTGGCCTCGGCGATCCGGACGGCTTCGTGGGGCGTCATGACGCCCAGCTGCGTTCCGTCTTCGCCGATGACGCGGATTTCCGGCGCGCGGATGCCATCGTTGATGCGTGTCTCGTTGGCTCGGATACGGTCCTCCCCATGAATGCAAGGAAAGTGATGTTAACAGCAAATCCCGGAAAAATAAAGGAAACTTCAGCGCGCCCTCGTCCGGATCTCCCGGACCAGATCCTCGAGGAAGGCATCAAGCGGACGGGCACCCTGGTCCCCGAGGCTGCGGTGCCGCACGGACACGGTGCCCGCGGCCGCCTCGCGGTCGCCGAGGACCAGCATGTAGGGGATCTTCTGGAGCTGGGCCTCCCGGATCTTGGCGTTGACCTTCTCGTTGCGCAGGTCCAGCTCCACCCGGATCCCGAGGTCCAGGCACCGCTCGCGGATGACGCGCGCGTAGTCGTGCGCCCGGTCGGTGATGGGCAGGACCGCCACCTGGACGGGGGCCAGCCAGGTGGGGAAGGCGCCCGCGCAGTGCTCGATGAGGATGCCCATGAAGCGCTCAAGGCTGCCCAGGATGGCCCGGTGCAGCATGACGGGCACCCCTTCGGTGCCGTCCTGCTTCACGTAGATGAGGCCGAACCGGGTGGGCATGGAGTAGTCCACCTGCAGGGTGCCCAGCTGCCAGGGGCGCTTGAGGGCGTCCAGCACCTGGAAGTCGATCTTGGGGCCGTAGAAGGCGCCGTCCCCCTCGTTGATGTGGAAGGGCATGCCGGCCTCGCGCAGGGCCGAGGCCAGGGCCTCCTCCGCGTGGTCCCAGATCTCGTCCGCGCCCAGGCGCTCCGCGGGCCGGGTCGACAGGCCCACCCGCAGCTCGTGGAAGCCGAAGGTGTCGTAGACGTTCTTGATGAAGGCCAGGAAGGAGGCCATCTCCTCCTTCATCTGCTCCGGCGCGCAGTAGATGTGGGCGTCGTCCTGGCAGAAGGTCCGGACCCGGGTCAGGCCATGGGTCACCCCTGAGCGCTCGTACCGGTGCAGGCGCCCGAAGTCGGCGTAGCGGATGGGCAGGTCCCGGTACGAATGCCGCCCGTTGCCGTAGATCAGGCAGTGGCTGGGGCAGTTCATGGGCTTGAGGGCGTACTCCCGCTCGTCCACGGTCGTGAAGTACATGTTCTCGCGGTAGTGGTCGTAGTGGCCGCTGGTCTTCCACAGGTGCACGTCGATGGCCTGGGGGGTGATCACCTCCGCGTAGCCCTGCTTCAGGTAGAGGCTGCGCATGAAGTTGACCAGCTCGTTGTAGACCACCGTGCCCTTGGGGTGGAAGAAGGGCGAGGCGGGGGCCTCCTGGTGGAAGCTGAAGAGCCCCAGTTCCTTCCCGAGCTTGCGATGGTCGCGGGCCCGGGCCTCCTCCAGCATCTTCAGGTGCTCGTCGAGCTCCTTCTGGGTGTGGAAGGCCGTGCCGTAGATGCGGCAGAGCTGGGCATTCTTCTCGCTGCCCTTCCAGTAGGCGGCGGCGGTGTTGAAGAGCTTGAAGGCCTTGATCTTCCCGGTGTCGGGCACGTGGGGGCCGCGGCAGAGGTCGTAGAAGTCGCCCTGGCTGTAGCCCGTGATCGTTTCGCCCTCGGGGATGTCGGAGACGAGCTCCACCTTCAGGCCCTCGCCCATGGCCTCGAAGCGCGCGATGGCGGCGCTCCGCGCCAGCTCCTCCCGGCGCACCGGGACGGCCTCGGCGGCGATCTTCCGCATCTCGTCCTCGATGCGGCCCAGGTCCTCGGGCGTGAAGAAGGGGTCCACCTGGAAGTCGTAGTAGAAGCCGTCCTCGATCACGGGACCGATGCCCACCTTGGCGTGGGGGAAGAGCCGCTTCACCGCCTGGGCGAGCAGATGGGCGGTGGAGTGGCGGATCACCTCCAGGGCGTCCGGGTCCTTGGGGGTCACGATGGCCACCTGGGCGCCCTCGGGCAGGGGGGCCTTGAGATCCTTGAGTTTGCCATCCACCCGGGCGGCGATGGCCGCGTCCAGGAGGCGGGGGCTGATGGTTCCGGCCAGGTCCGCACCAGTCGCCCCATCCGGCAGCTGGCGGATGGAATCGTCGGGAAGGCGCACGGAAACAGGCATCGGGACCTCGTCGTCAAACGTCCAGTTTAACGCAAAGCCGGGCCCCCGCCCGGGTTCGTTTCCCGGAGGTCCCCCGGTTGCGCCCGGCCTGCTCCGGCCTAGATTATAAATTATTTGTTATACCCCGGAGCCCCCATGCTCAACGCGTCCGACCTCTTTCCCCGCCAGGCCCCCGTCAATGGGCCCAGTCGGTTGTTCGCATGGTTCCAGGTACTCCTCGTCCTCCTGCTCCCCTTCCTCCTGGCTTCCTGCCGCAGCGTGGACCGGTCGGGCCTCCAGGGGCCCGAACCCCCGCCCCTCATCCAGGCCTTCGCCCCGGGCACGCCGCTCATCACCGCGGGGGACACCACGTCCCTCCTCGCGACCTTCACGGGGGAAGGCTTCGTCCAGGGGCTGGGCCCCATCGGCTCGGGCCTGCCCCTGGCCGTCAGCCCCGCGGTCACCACCACCTATGTCCTCACGGTCCTCGCACCGGATGGACGCAGCGAAACACGCCAGACCACCCTCCAGGTGGTCCCGCCCCCCGTGTCCCCCGTGATCCTGGGGGGCTCCGAGACCCTGGTCGAACAGGCCCCCGCGACCTTCCACGTGGACCCCGCGGCCGGCCTCACCTACCGCTGGACGCTCCAGGGGAGCGGCACCCTGGTCGCCGGAGCCGACACCCCGGAGGTGGCCCTGCGGGCCGGGGCTCCGGGCACCCTGGTCCTGGGCTGCGCCGCCCTCAATGCCGCGGGCCGCCAGACGCCCTGGGTCTTCCGCGCCGTGACGGTGATCCCCCTGCCCACGTCCCTCACCCTCACCGCCCCAGCCACCGCCTTCGCGGGGGAGACCGGGCTGGGGGCCTGGGTGCCCAGCCAGCCCGGAAGCACGTACGCGTGGGAGATCACCGGCGGCCAGATCACCGCCGGGGCGGGGACGCCGGCCCTCACCTTCACGGCCGGCGATCCGGGGAGCCTGCTGCTCCGCTGCACCCTGACCGACGCCTTCGGCCAGCAGACCACCGCCTCCCGCACCGTCCAGGTCCTGCCGGCCCCCCTGATCACGGCCCCCGCCTTCGTGACCGCGGGGCTGGGCGCCTCCGCCCAGGCCGCCGCCGCCACCCCGGGGACGCCCCTCGCCTGGACCCTCATCAACGCGACCCTCGACAGCGGGAACGGTTCCCCCACCATCGCCTTCACCCCCGTGGCCCCGGGGTCCGTCGTGCTCATGTGCACCGACGGCACGGTCACCTATGTCCGCGAACTCACCGCCGTGGCGCCCCCGTCCATCACCAGCTTCCAGGCGGTGAACGACCTGGTGGGCACCCAGGCTCCCGCGATCCTCCAGGCGGCCTTCGCGGACGGGTCCGCCACCGTGGACCCCGGCGGACTCGCCATCCGCGCGGGCGAGGCCCTGACCACCGCCCCCCTGCAGACCGGCACCACCTTCACCCTCACCGTGACCAACGCCGCCGGGGCCCAGGCCACCCGGACCTGCCGGGTCGAGGCCGCCGCCATTGAACGGGTGGCCGGGTTCCCCAACGGGGCAGGCACCCGGAACGGGTCCGGCCAAAGGGCCTTCTTCCTCCGGCCGGGAGGCCTCGCCGTGGACGCCGTGGGCAACCTCTACGTGGCGGATCCGGACGCCCACGCCATCCGCATGATCGACCTCACCCGGGCCGTGACGACCCTGGCCGGCGACCCCCTGGTCCCGGGCAGCCTGGATGGGCCCGTCGCCGAGGCGAGGTTCGTCAGCCCCGTGGCCCTCGCCTGGTCCCGCTACCATGACGCCCTGTTCGTGGCGGACCCAGGCGGACACGTGATCCGGCGGATCCAGGAGGGGACCGTGAGGACGTGGGCGGGCCTCGCGGGCAGCCCGGGCGACACGGACGGGCCCTTCATGCAGGCTCGGCTGCGGAACCCCACGGCCCTGGTGGCCACGGACGATGGAGGCCTGTACTTCATCGACAGCACGGAGAGCGGCGCCCGGATCCGCTGGGTCAGCCCCACCCAGGAAGTGACCACGTATGCGGGCTCCGGAAGCGGAACCAGCTCGGACGCCCTCAACCGCCTCGACGCGGGCTTCGGGTCCCTCGGGGGCATGGCCCGGGATGGCGCCGGAAACCTCTATGTGACCGACACCTCCACCCACACCATCCGCGTGATCCAAACCGAGGGTCCTGTTCGGACCCTCGCCGGCGGGGCCGGCGAGGCCGGCTGGGTGGACGCGGGGACTGGGACCGAGGTCCGCTTCAACACGCCCATGGGCATCACCTTCAACCCCTTGGATGGGACCCTGACCGTGGCCGACAGGGGGAACAACCGCGTCCGCAAGGTGGACCCCGGATCGGGAGCCACCACGACCCTGTTCGGCTCCGGCACCGCGGGCTATGTCAATGGACCCGGCGTCACGGCCCAGGTGGACGGCGTCCAGGACCTGGCCTACCTCCCGGACCGCCGTCTGGTCTTCACCGATGTGAACAACAACAGCCTTCGCTCCTTCTTCCCCAACTCGGGCGTGCAGCTGTTCGCCGGACATGGCCGGCCCCAGGCTGGGTGGCAGGACGGGGATGCGGGCACGGCGACCTTCTCCGGTCCGTCCGGACTCGCCCGGGAGGGCGACGGCACCCTCTATGTGGCGGACACCGCTTCCAACCTGATCCGGCGCATCGGACCGGACGGGCAGGTCCAGACCCTCGCGGGCCAGGCGAACACGGCCGGCACCCTGGACGGCCCAGCCCTGGGCGGGGCCCTGTTCGGCCAGCCGAAAGGGCTGCTCCTCGGCCCGGGTCGCCTTCTGATCAGCGACCCCCTGAATGGCACCCTCCGCACCCTGCCCCTGGACGTCCAGAATCCCCAGGTCGGCACCCTGGCGGGGGAGGCCACGGACAAGGGGACCGTCGATGGCCCCGTGGCGTTGGCCCGGTTCAGGGCCCCCGAAGGCTTCGCGCAGGACGCCGCCGGCGTCGTCTACATCGCGGACGCCGAGGCCCATGTGATCCGGAGGCTGGGGACCGACGGCACGGTGACGACCCTGGCCGGCGCCCCGGACACGCCCGGCTATGTGGATGCCCCCGGCCTGGATGCCCGGTTCAAGCAACCCTGCGGCCTGGCCCTCCAGGGGAACACCCTCTATGTGACCGAGCGGGGAAACCGCACCCTCCGCGCCGTGGATCT
Encoded here:
- the zapA gene encoding cell division protein ZapA, with the protein product MTAPQEVQLEVLGRTLRLQSTADPGDLDRAKSILEDTFRDMERAYELRWGVPPTALDTSTWLLMGALNLAHRSARLEQDQSRQTQDLELTLSKLLDDVPDEENPEDGPLFQGRTEGTDI
- the zapB gene encoding cell division protein ZapB, which encodes MDVLKQLETKLQALVQQRNLYRDELAALKADMGTSDEELRTLRRRVEDLQAEQATWQKERDGIRKQVETILQMVEGLE
- a CDS encoding phenylalanine--tRNA ligase subunit beta, which encodes MLIELGALKRELPALEGRPVQDVCELLAGLGFPVDGVEERDGSCILEVDITANRGDAQSHRGMARDLAARLGAPLVPVDAAPLVEGEPLLPIRLEAGAAGPLYATAVLELGRPQGTPADVKAFLAAMGAGAKDLPAVDASNELLHRYGHPSHAFDADRIQGHLCVRWAREGETLVTLDGVERKLTPRDLLVADAAGPVALAGVMGGDGTKVTPETKRVLLESAWFDPRTVRAMAHRHGLHTDAGARFGRGADPAMARVARDLLAHRLVAWAGARLVGAWTVGEGPAPKAPIVLPAAMVTRVAGHPVDPEQAAGFLRALGCTVESLADGWRVIPPTWRHDLAIPEDLAEEVLRLVGYESIPAILPPLDSSPAPLDPGYLKRRKLAARLASLGFQQTVTLGFQDPKEAEDGHPMGDDPARRTLGNPLGEDYSLMRGTLLRSLDSVARLNLERGAREVRFFEIAPVFRATPAGLTETWTLGLVWGGEMGGEDPLTPPRKLGGPEGRSHLLGVLKALGVPEAALAGFDRWALTGWEAGSEVGLGWHVELPLSDLPDAGERVIAKFKPFSRFPVVQRDLSLLVGLDQAYAALHGALAAALADTPLLDLRCVDVFRHKSLPQGRQAWLVRLRFQAMDRTLTGEEVDGWVQAALAAARGLGAELRA
- the pheS gene encoding phenylalanine--tRNA ligase subunit alpha, with the protein product METTLLPPEIEEARQAFPEALAACADLDALLRLKGAYVGREGSHAARLMELLKAAPKEQKRELGAAANALKTQWEEGLRTRQAELEEARKRAAALASGWDPTLPPPVPAQGALHPLNRLMDRLVDVFRPLGYHVEEGPEAETEEHNFDGLNIPEDHPARGSADTFYFRQGGGLLLRTHTSPVQVRVLKRIGAKGPDGLSELERSGGIRFLAPGRVYRKDEIDPTHSPMFHQVEGMLVGKGIGMHHLKGTLSYAMKALFGPGADVRFRPSYFPFVEPGAEMDVRCPLCGGSGCRVCKGSGWVELLGAGLIHPNVLAYAGIDPAVWSGFAFGMGVERTAMMVSQTPDLRLFFENDQRFLNSMGGLD
- the rplT gene encoding 50S ribosomal protein L20, whose protein sequence is MTRVKRGFKRVQRRKRMMKFAKGFYGAKSRLYRSAKEAVEKALLYSYRDRKVRKRDFRRLWIVRIGAACQMNGISYSRFMGGLKKSSIDLDRKILADLAVRNPEAFTKLVAVAKG
- the rpmI gene encoding 50S ribosomal protein L35; translated protein: MPKLKTHKGAQKRFKKTGSGLFKRGCSHQRHILTKKASKRKRQLDMGGMVDKADLGRVKDMLPYA
- the thrS gene encoding threonine--tRNA ligase; its protein translation is MPVSVRLPDDSIRQLPDGATGADLAGTISPRLLDAAIAARVDGKLKDLKAPLPEGAQVAIVTPKDPDALEVIRHSTAHLLAQAVKRLFPHAKVGIGPVIEDGFYYDFQVDPFFTPEDLGRIEDEMRKIAAEAVPVRREELARSAAIARFEAMGEGLKVELVSDIPEGETITGYSQGDFYDLCRGPHVPDTGKIKAFKLFNTAAAYWKGSEKNAQLCRIYGTAFHTQKELDEHLKMLEEARARDHRKLGKELGLFSFHQEAPASPFFHPKGTVVYNELVNFMRSLYLKQGYAEVITPQAIDVHLWKTSGHYDHYRENMYFTTVDEREYALKPMNCPSHCLIYGNGRHSYRDLPIRYADFGRLHRYERSGVTHGLTRVRTFCQDDAHIYCAPEQMKEEMASFLAFIKNVYDTFGFHELRVGLSTRPAERLGADEIWDHAEEALASALREAGMPFHINEGDGAFYGPKIDFQVLDALKRPWQLGTLQVDYSMPTRFGLIYVKQDGTEGVPVMLHRAILGSLERFMGILIEHCAGAFPTWLAPVQVAVLPITDRAHDYARVIRERCLDLGIRVELDLRNEKVNAKIREAQLQKIPYMLVLGDREAAAGTVSVRHRSLGDQGARPLDAFLEDLVREIRTRAR
- a CDS encoding NHL repeat-containing protein; this encodes MLNASDLFPRQAPVNGPSRLFAWFQVLLVLLLPFLLASCRSVDRSGLQGPEPPPLIQAFAPGTPLITAGDTTSLLATFTGEGFVQGLGPIGSGLPLAVSPAVTTTYVLTVLAPDGRSETRQTTLQVVPPPVSPVILGGSETLVEQAPATFHVDPAAGLTYRWTLQGSGTLVAGADTPEVALRAGAPGTLVLGCAALNAAGRQTPWVFRAVTVIPLPTSLTLTAPATAFAGETGLGAWVPSQPGSTYAWEITGGQITAGAGTPALTFTAGDPGSLLLRCTLTDAFGQQTTASRTVQVLPAPLITAPAFVTAGLGASAQAAAATPGTPLAWTLINATLDSGNGSPTIAFTPVAPGSVVLMCTDGTVTYVRELTAVAPPSITSFQAVNDLVGTQAPAILQAAFADGSATVDPGGLAIRAGEALTTAPLQTGTTFTLTVTNAAGAQATRTCRVEAAAIERVAGFPNGAGTRNGSGQRAFFLRPGGLAVDAVGNLYVADPDAHAIRMIDLTRAVTTLAGDPLVPGSLDGPVAEARFVSPVALAWSRYHDALFVADPGGHVIRRIQEGTVRTWAGLAGSPGDTDGPFMQARLRNPTALVATDDGGLYFIDSTESGARIRWVSPTQEVTTYAGSGSGTSSDALNRLDAGFGSLGGMARDGAGNLYVTDTSTHTIRVIQTEGPVRTLAGGAGEAGWVDAGTGTEVRFNTPMGITFNPLDGTLTVADRGNNRVRKVDPGSGATTTLFGSGTAGYVNGPGVTAQVDGVQDLAYLPDRRLVFTDVNNNSLRSFFPNSGVQLFAGHGRPQAGWQDGDAGTATFSGPSGLAREGDGTLYVADTASNLIRRIGPDGQVQTLAGQANTAGTLDGPALGGALFGQPKGLLLGPGRLLISDPLNGTLRTLPLDVQNPQVGTLAGEATDKGTVDGPVALARFRAPEGFAQDAAGVVYIADAEAHVIRRLGTDGTVTTLAGAPDTPGYVDAPGLDARFKQPCGLALQGNTLYVTERGNRTLRAVDLTTTAVRTVAGNPIPPGAQDGVGARAVFVKPAGVAVTLRGDILVADEGASAIRKVTPEGIVTTPFGRLAQMGLEEGPVPGFLGQPRDLVLDPQTGDIFFSDGSAVMRIHFH